TGTACGCTCGCTTCCCCGTTCGGCTGGAACCGGGAGAGTACGCCACGGTCGACACCGGAGTGGCCGTGGCGATACCGGACGGACACGCCGGGTTGGTGCTTCCCCGGAGCGGGCTGGCCCGCAGGTACGGGGTTGGTCTCGCCAATGCCCCTGGCCTCATCGATGCCGGCTATCGCGGGGAGATCCGTGTGGTGCTGATCAATCACGGTCGGGAGCGATGCAGCATCGCCCGCGGTGACCGGATCGCCCAGTTGGTGATCGTGCCGATCGTGCTCCCGGTGCCACGAATCGTTGATCGATTGGATGAGACCGAGCGGGGAGCGGACGGGTTCGGCTCGTCAGGGCGCTAGTGGTCTGTCTGCGAAACAACCGGGTGCTCTGGCGGCCATCGGCGTCCCGT
This genomic interval from bacterium contains the following:
- the dut gene encoding dUTP diphosphatase; its protein translation is MHLNVLKLDSELPSPNRAHPSDAGLDLYARFPVRLEPGEYATVDTGVAVAIPDGHAGLVLPRSGLARRYGVGLANAPGLIDAGYRGEIRVVLINHGRERCSIARGDRIAQLVIVPIVLPVPRIVDRLDETERGADGFGSSGR